The following proteins are co-located in the Labrys monachus genome:
- a CDS encoding aldo/keto reductase produces MQYRALGRTGIKVSPYCLGAMMFGGIGNPDHDECIRIIHKALDFGINFIDTADRYSAGESEEIVGKALKGRRDKIVLATKISGPMGEDPNQQGTSRRWIMQEVDNSLRRLQTDCIDLYQIHRPAPDTDIEETLSALTDLMRAGKVRAIGSSTFPVSEIVEAQWSAERRGLARFRTEQPPYSILDRGIEFDMLPTCERYGMGVLVWSPLSKGMLTGRYRKGQPLPDSLRVRYMPRQMSDARSLEAVEQLIPVAEEAGVSLTHMAMAFVMAHPGVTSAILGPRTMQHLDDLLAGAEVRLGDDVLDRIDEIVPPGTDAGLNEAAYRPPAILKSDLRRRPAGARAAA; encoded by the coding sequence ATGCAGTATCGCGCATTGGGCCGGACAGGCATCAAGGTCAGCCCCTATTGCCTGGGCGCCATGATGTTCGGCGGGATCGGCAACCCGGATCACGACGAGTGCATCCGCATCATCCACAAGGCTCTGGACTTCGGCATCAACTTCATCGACACGGCCGACCGGTACAGCGCCGGCGAGTCCGAAGAGATCGTCGGCAAGGCGCTCAAGGGGCGTCGCGACAAGATCGTGCTCGCGACCAAGATATCCGGGCCGATGGGCGAGGATCCGAACCAGCAGGGTACGTCGCGGCGCTGGATCATGCAGGAAGTGGACAACTCGCTGCGCCGCCTGCAGACGGACTGCATCGACCTCTACCAGATCCATCGGCCGGCGCCGGACACCGACATCGAAGAGACCTTGTCGGCGCTCACCGATCTCATGCGTGCGGGCAAGGTTCGAGCGATCGGCTCCTCGACCTTCCCGGTGTCGGAGATCGTCGAAGCGCAGTGGTCCGCCGAGCGGCGCGGGCTCGCGCGTTTCCGGACCGAGCAGCCGCCCTACTCGATCCTCGATCGCGGCATCGAATTCGACATGCTGCCCACCTGCGAGCGCTACGGCATGGGCGTCCTGGTCTGGAGCCCGCTGTCGAAGGGGATGCTCACCGGCCGCTACCGCAAGGGGCAGCCGCTGCCCGACAGCCTGCGCGTGAGATACATGCCCCGGCAGATGTCCGATGCGCGCAGCCTGGAGGCGGTCGAGCAGCTCATCCCGGTGGCGGAAGAGGCGGGCGTGTCGCTCACCCATATGGCGATGGCTTTCGTGATGGCCCACCCGGGCGTCACCTCGGCCATTCTCGGGCCGCGCACGATGCAGCATCTCGACGATCTGCTCGCCGGCGCCGAGGTCCGCCTCGGCGACGACGTGCTGGACCGGATCGATGAGATCGTCCCGCCCGGAACCGATGCCGGATTGAACGAGGCCGCCTATCGTCCGCCCGCGATCCTGAAGAGCGATCTGCGCCGTCGGCCAGCCGGCGCCCGCGCCGCGGCATGA
- a CDS encoding amidase has translation MLTTAELASLDARTIATDVAARRRSPVEVTEASLAAIEALNPRFHAFVTIAADEALATARAMETAIMQGERAGPLAGVPVPVKDLVLTRGMRTAFGSRLYEHFIPDADDIVVERLRAAGAIIIGKTNVSEFGFGGFGHNPLFPTTRNPWNPALTSGGSSAGSAVAVATGIAPMAVGSDGGGSVRLPAAFNGLFGMKASMGRVPLWPGCRDEGLPGVSGWETIEHIGPITRTVADAALMLSVIAGPDPRDRHSIPGGDVDWALPAPGRHLGLRIAYCADWGGRPLDREVRDICARAARAFADDLGCTVEEKPPPFGWEIETFRAVVAMDTDLEGLRRLRAEQGNPALSAGLARLLGAAWTAEAFIAANFRRKAAANAMARFMAGYDLLLTPTVSTLPFPIDRDGPGEIDGRPVDDDAWTPTAFPANLTGQPAASVPAGWSRQALPVGLQIMGRHLDDATVLKAAAAFEAVRPWKDIRPPI, from the coding sequence ATGCTGACCACAGCCGAACTTGCGTCGCTCGACGCACGGACGATCGCGACCGACGTCGCCGCACGGCGTCGCTCACCCGTCGAGGTGACCGAAGCCTCGCTCGCGGCAATCGAGGCCCTCAATCCGAGATTCCATGCCTTCGTCACCATCGCCGCCGACGAGGCCCTGGCGACGGCGAGGGCGATGGAGACGGCGATCATGCAGGGTGAGCGGGCCGGGCCGCTCGCCGGCGTGCCCGTCCCGGTCAAGGATCTCGTGCTGACGCGCGGCATGCGAACCGCATTCGGCTCGCGGCTCTACGAGCACTTCATCCCCGACGCGGACGATATCGTCGTCGAACGGCTGCGGGCCGCCGGCGCGATCATCATCGGCAAGACCAATGTCTCGGAATTCGGCTTCGGCGGATTCGGGCACAATCCCCTGTTCCCGACCACGCGCAACCCGTGGAATCCGGCCCTGACATCGGGCGGTTCGAGCGCCGGGTCCGCCGTTGCCGTCGCAACCGGCATCGCGCCGATGGCCGTCGGCAGCGATGGCGGCGGCTCCGTCCGATTGCCCGCGGCCTTCAACGGTCTCTTCGGCATGAAGGCGTCGATGGGCCGGGTGCCGCTCTGGCCCGGCTGCCGCGACGAGGGCTTGCCGGGCGTTTCCGGATGGGAAACGATCGAGCATATCGGCCCCATCACCCGGACCGTGGCGGATGCCGCCCTGATGCTCTCGGTCATCGCCGGCCCCGATCCCCGGGACCGCCATTCGATACCCGGCGGCGACGTCGACTGGGCATTGCCGGCGCCCGGCCGGCATCTCGGCCTGCGCATCGCCTATTGCGCCGATTGGGGCGGGCGGCCTCTCGACCGCGAAGTCCGCGACATCTGCGCAAGAGCGGCACGGGCGTTCGCCGACGATCTCGGCTGCACGGTCGAAGAGAAGCCGCCGCCGTTCGGATGGGAGATCGAAACGTTCCGGGCCGTCGTGGCGATGGATACCGACCTCGAAGGCCTGAGGAGGCTCCGGGCGGAACAGGGCAACCCGGCCCTGTCGGCCGGGCTCGCCCGCCTGCTGGGCGCGGCCTGGACGGCGGAGGCGTTCATCGCCGCCAATTTTCGCCGTAAGGCTGCGGCCAATGCCATGGCGCGCTTCATGGCCGGATATGACCTGCTCCTCACGCCCACCGTATCGACCCTGCCCTTCCCGATCGATCGCGACGGTCCGGGCGAGATCGACGGAAGGCCGGTCGATGACGATGCGTGGACGCCGACAGCCTTCCCCGCGAACCTGACCGGCCAGCCCGCCGCCAGCGTGCCGGCGGGCTGGTCCCGACAGGCCCTTCCCGTCGGGCTGCAGATCATGGGACGTCACCTGGACGACGCAACGGTCCTGAAGGCCGCGGCTGCGTTCGAAGCGGTCAGGCCCTGGAAGGATATCCGGCCGCCGATCTGA